A single Phoenix dactylifera cultivar Barhee BC4 chromosome 1, palm_55x_up_171113_PBpolish2nd_filt_p, whole genome shotgun sequence DNA region contains:
- the LOC103723512 gene encoding rho GTPase-activating protein 2, with protein sequence MTGVVVVSSGCRGEGGEGKRGKGEEERQNQISLLALLLAAIRRSMVACRMDRQAEDVMPVLEQMEIGWPTDVRHVAHVTFDRFNGFLGLPVEFEVEIPCRVPSASASVFGVSSESMQCSYDSRGNSVPTILLLMQERLYQQGGLKAEGIFRINPENGQEEHVREQLNKGIVPDDIDVHCLAGLIKAWFRELPEGVLDCLSPEQVLQCTTEEECVELLKLLLPTQAALLNWAVDLMADVVEEEESNKMNARNIAMVFAPNMTQMSDPLTALMHAVQVMNFLKTLILKTLREREEAAMEGGYSPFSSSHSLDQQDDDDDDDDDDLDSQPDTKMSGESKEITSDDDHDAYSRHEVEASGESGRGISVDSHSHHSSNISEDDEDFLKDIEECFLRQLEWKEENGYVAEDSISQGLSSGGQAKQPSCSDYNTGSCLSVSESKQGSSGTSCEADSETSVIRDVIAEAKNLWKQIDSKESVAEAKNVAKQIGGNQVEMVGCKWTP encoded by the exons aTGACGGGCGTGGTGGTGGTCTCGAGTGGGTGCAGAGGGGAAGGGGgtgaagggaagagaggaaaaggggAAGAGGAGAGGCAGAACCAGATCTCTCTCTTGGCATTGCTCCTTGCTGCCATCAGGAGGTCAATGGTCGCCTGCAGAATGGACAGGCAGGCCGAGGATGTCATGCCGGTCCTTGAGCAGATGGAGATAGGCTGGCCGACTGATGTCCGCCATGTAGCCCATGTCACCTTTGATCGGTTCAACGGGTTCTTAGGCCTCCCGGTTGAGTTCGAGGTCGAGATCCCCTGCCGAGTGCCAAGCGCAAG TGCCAGTGTCTTTGGTGTCTCATCTGAATCAATGCAGTGTTCTTATGATTCGAGGGGCAACAGTGTGCCCACAATCCTCTTACTTATGCAGGAAAGGCTATACCAACAAGGAGGTCTCAAG GCAGAAGGGATTTTTCGTATAAACCCAGAGAATGGCCAAGAGGAACATGTAAGAGAGCAGCTGAACAAGGGCATTGTGCCAGATGATATTGATGTTCACTGTTTGGCGGGACTGATAAAG GCCTGGTTCAGAGAACTTCCAGAGGGTGTATTGGATTGTCTTTCCCCAGAGCAAGTTCTTCAGTGCACCACAGAGGAGGAATGCGTGGAGCTCCTGAAGTTGCTTCTTCCAACACAGGCTGCACTTCTTAATTGGGCAGTTGATCTCATGGCCGATGTCGTCGAAGAAGAGGAGTCAAATAAAATGAATGCACGAAACATTGCTATGGTCTTTGCTCCAAACATGACTCAG ATGTCAGACCCTCTGACAGCTCTAATGCATGCTGTTCAAGTAATGAACTTTCTCAAGACTCTAATTCTGAAAACACTAAGGGAACGTGAAGAGGCAGCCATGGAAGGAGGATATTCACCATTCTCATCTTCGCATTCACTGGATCaacaagatgatgatgatgatgatgatgatgatgatttggaTAGCCAACCGGATACGAAAATGAGCGGCGAGTCGAAGGAAATCACTTCAGATGATGACCATGATGCATACAGTCGGCATGAAGTGGAAGCAAGTGGTGAATCAGGGAGAGGCATCTCGGTTGATAGCCATTCACATCACAGTAGTAACATTAGCGAGGATGATGAGGACTTTCTGAAAGACATTGAAGAATGCTTCTTGAGGCAACTAGAATGGAAGGAAGAAAATGGATATGTTGCAGAAGATAGCATAAGTCAGGGCTTGTCATCTGGTGGCCAAGCAAAACAACCGAGCTGCTCTGACTACAACACTGGATCCTGCCTCTCAGTATCTGAAAGCAAACAAGGGAGCTCAGGTACAAGTTGTGAAGCAGACTCAGAAACCAGTGTTATCAGAGATGTGATTGCCGAGGCAAAGAATCTATGGAAGCAGATAGATAGCAAAGAATCGGTCGCTGAGGCAAAAAATGTAGCAAAACAGATAGGTGGCAATCAAGTGGAAATGGTTGGGTGCAAGTGGACACCATAA
- the LOC103723514 gene encoding uncharacterized protein LOC103723514 produces the protein MEDESSPATSEASGDSEADSVFIIPSTAFEFYDDDDAESSSGGCEDENDGDRRDERWMSWRSWLLENASLQSEHMEYDDEQREDGLSTQDIEKDGTMPRVEKESMAKEEGESNRLFWEACLADEYP, from the coding sequence ATGGAGGATGAGTCCTCTCCGGCGACCTCCGAGGCCAGCGGCGACTCCGAGGCCGATTCCGTTTTCATAATTCCGTCGACGGCTTTCGAGTTTTATGACGATGACGATGCCGAGTCCTCGAGTGGTGGCTGCGAGGACGAGAACGATGGCGACCGAAGAGATGAAAGATGGATGTCTTGGAGGAGTTGGTTGCTAGAGAATGCCTCCCTGCAGAGCGAGCATATGGAGTATGACGATGAGCAAAGAGAGGATGGGTTATCTACTCAAGATATAGAAAAGGATGGAACGATGCCGAGGGTGGAGAAGGAGTCCATGGcgaaggaggagggggagagcAATAGGCTTTTCTGGGAAGCTTGCCTTGCTGATGAGTATCCATGA